The DNA region GTTCTTTTTTCTCCATTTTATATTGCAAGTCCTTGTGTAAATGACTGTAAATATTGTGGATTTAGAGCTTCAAACAGTTCATTGTCTAAAAAAATATTAAAATTTGATGAGATAAGAAGTGAGGTAGAGGCACTTTTAGACAGTGGTCAAAAAAGATTGATCGCTGTCTATGGTGAACATCCAAAGAGTGATTATGAATTTATAGCAAAAAGTGTTAGAGAAATTTATAGTATTAAAAAAGATAAAAGTGAAATAAGGCGTGTAAATATAAATGCAGCACCAATGTTTGAAGATGAGTATAAGGTCATTAAAAATGAAGGCATTGGCACATATCAAGTTTTCCAAGAAACTTATCATAGAAAAACTTATGAAAGCGTTCATCCACAAAATACTTTAAAAGGGCAGTATAATTGGAGGCTTTTTTCGCTTCATAGGGGTTTAAATGCTGGGCTTGAAGATGTGGCTCTTGGTGTTTTAATAGGACTTTATGATCATAGATTTGAAATTTTAGCAATGCTAAGTCATGCGTATAGCTTAGAAAAATACTTTGGAATTTCAGCTCACACAATGAGTTTTCCACGTATTAAAGCAACTTCAAATTCTCAAAAATTCAACCCATATATAATAAGTGATGAAGAGTTTTTAAAAGTTATTGCTATTATTAGGCTTATGTGTCCATTTACAGGAACAATACTAACAGCAAGAGAAGAGCCTGAGTTTAGAGATATAGCACTTAAAAAATGTGGTATTTCTCAAACCGATGCTGGAACAAATATAGGCATTGGTGGATATTCTCAAACAAAAGTAAAAAATGATCTTACAAATCAGCAATTTAAAATAGGTGATAATAGAAGCATTGATGAGTATATTTTAAGTATTATAAAAGATGGTAGGCTTCCTTCATTTTGTACAAGTTGCTATAGAGAGGGTAGAACTGGCGAAAATTTTATGCCACTTGCTAAGAATGCGACAATAAAGTATCTTTGTATACCAAATGGAATTTTAACCTTTAAAGAGTACATTAGAGATTATGCAAGTGATGAGGTTAAGGATATCGGTGAAAATGTCATAATTCCAAAATATTTAGGAATTTTAAAAGAAAATTTACCAAAAGTTGCTCAAAAAGTTGAAGCTATGTTAAAAGATATAGAAAATGGTGGAAAAGACGCTCATATCTAATTTGATCAAAAAGGCTTATGAGAATCATACTCTAAGCCTTGCTGAATGCGAAAGCATCTTGGAAAGCAGTCAATGTGATGAAGAGCTTTTTTATTTTGCAAATTTGGCTAGGATAAAATTTAGCAAAAAAGAAGTTCATTTAAAAGCCTTAATTGAAATTTCAAATTATTGTAAAAATAGCTGTTTTTATTGTGGATTAAGAAAACAAAATTTGAATGTTAAAAGATACAAACTTAGTAAAGATGAAATTTTATCTACCGCAAAAAATGCAATAAATTTGGGCTATAAAACAATTGTTCTGCAATCTGGCGAAAGCAAAATTTATAACATAAAAGATATGTGTGAAATAATATCCAAAATTAGTAGTTTTGGAGCTAGAATAACACTAAGTTTGGGTGAAAAAAGCTTTGATGAGTATAAAGCATATAGGCAAGCTGGAGCAAATAGATATTTACTACGCATAGAAACAACAAATAAAGACTTGTATAAAAAGCTTCATCCAAAAATGAATCAAGAAAATCGTTTTTTAGCATTAGAAAATTTACAAAATTTAGGCTATGAAACCGGAAGTGGAATGATAGTTGGTCTTCCTGGTCAAACAGAAAAAATGATAGCAAAAGATATTTTATTTTTTAAAGAAAAAAACTTTGATATGATAGGGGTTGGTCCATTTATACCATGTCAAAATACACCACTTGAAAGTTTAAAAGCAGGTGATTTTACTCTTTCACTAAAAGCAATGGCTTTAATAAGACTCTTAATGCCATTTATAAATATACCAGCCACAACAGCAATGGAGACACTTCATAAAAATGGAAGAGCAAAAGCCTTGCAAAGTGGGGCAAATGTTGTAATGCCTGCAATTGCTGATTATAAATATAGAAAAGATTATTTAATATATCCAAATAAAGCCACTGAAAATTTGGAGTTAAAAGAGCAGCTTTTAGGCGTTTCATCTCAAATAAACAAAGCTGGATTTTGTATATCAAGCCAGAATGGCGATAGTATGTATTTTAAAAATAGACAAGGAAAACAGTGTGAATAAAACACCAAATTCTATGCGTTTTACAATAGGAATTTTTGGCTGTACAAATGTTGGCAAATCAACGCTTTTAAATAAATTAGTAAAAGAAGATATTTCTATTACTTCTCCTATAGAGGGCACAACAACAGATAGCGTAAAAAAAGCTTATGAAATTGATGATGTTGGAGCAGTTTTATTTATAGATACTGCTGGAATTGATGATGATAGTGATCTTGGCAAAGAAAGAGTAAAAAGAGCATTTTTAGAAATTAATAGTATTGATTTAGCTATTATAGTTTTAAAAAATAGAGCTTTAAATAAGTATGAAATTGCATTGATTGATAAATTTAAAAAAGAGTGTATTCAAACACTATTTGTAGTAAATAAATTTGATGATGGAATTGCAAATTTAAAACTTAAAAATGCTATAGTTTTAAATTTATTAAAAGATAATACTGATGAAATTTTTACTCAAATAAAAAAAATAGCTTATAAAAAAAATAAAGAGCTTTTTGATGGAATTTTAGGCAAAAATGAGTTTGTTGTTTTGATAACTCCGCTTGATAAAGCAGCGCCTAAAGGTAGAATGATTTTACCACAAGTTCAAGCCTTAAGAGACATCTTAGATAAAGGCTCAAATGCTTATGTTTCTCAAAATACAAATATAAATGAATTATTGTTAAATTTTAGTAAAAAACCAAATTTAATTGTAACTGACTCACAATATATTAAGGAAGTAGTTAAAAATTCTCCAATAGATATTAAAATAACTACTTTTTCGATACTAATGGCAAGACTAAAAGGTGATTTAAAGCAGTTTGTAGATGGTGCAAATGCTCTTGATAGATTAAAAAAAAGCGATAAAATATTAATCGCTGAGGCTTGCTCTCATAGATATGTTGAGGGTGATATTGCAAGAGTTAAAATACCAAAGCTACTTGAAAAATATCTTGGGTTTAAGCCAAATTTAACATATATTTGCGGAAAAGAATTTAATAATATTGATAGTTTTAGTTTAATAATACATTGTGGTGGGTGTATGTTAAATGATAAAACTATGTTTAATAGGCAAAAAATAGCCAAGGATAATAATGTAGCTATAACAAATTATGGAATTTTAATATCTAAAATTCAAGGAGTTTTAAAAAGATCAATTGAGATATTTGATTTATAATTTTTTTGATAAAAAATATGAATAAAAGTAGATTATATTTCCAAACTTGCAAAAGCAAGTTTGGAAAAAAATTAATTAAGTGTGAATTTAACAGGCACTTCAAAGCTTGTAGTTTCGCTTATTTTAGGAAATTTATTTTTAACTTTATTTATGGCATTAACTACAGTTTCATCAAGTATTTTATAGCTTGATGATTTTTTAACTATGATATTTGTCACACTTCCATCTGGACTGTATGTAAAACTAACTATTGAAACCCCTTTTTGTCTTAAGCGTTTGGCCTTTGTAGGATAGTTTTTTTTAGCCTCTTTTGCTATGATTGCTTGAATTTGTGCTGCAATATTAAGCTTTTCATTAGCATTCATACTTTGAGCTGTATTTTGGCTATTTATAGCACTTGAGGCGACATTGTTGGCATTTGGATTATAGGCGTTAAATCCACCTGTTTGTGCAGGTTTTGGCTTTGGTTTATTTTCTATTTTTTTAGGAGTAGGCTCTTTTTGAACTATTTTTTTTGGTTTTGGTTCAGGTTTTTTTTCAACTATTATGGCTTCTTCAACAGGTTCTATTACCTCAACCTCTTCAACTACTTCGCTAATTTCTTCTTCTGCTATTGGCTCAATCGTTTCAGCTGGTGCCTCATCGTTCGGTCCTCCGCCTACTTCAAAGATGTTTAAATCTATCTTTGTTATATTTACTTGCGGTTGGGTGTTTAGTTTTGGAGCATAGAAAAATATAAAATATATTAAAATGCCATGAAACAAAGCACTTACCAAAATGCCTATTATAAAACCGTTATTTTCTAGTTTCTGTTGCGATTGCAAAATTTTCATGTTTTTTTAACTTTAATATGTCTATAACTTTTACAAAGCTTTCGAATTTAGCTTCTTTATCACTTCTTAAAACTATTGGAGTTTTAGCATTAAGATCATTTATGTATTTTTCAAATTCAGCTTCTAAAATAGGTTTATCATCAAGATATATCGTACTATTGGCATCTATTATCACATTAACAACTTCTTTATTAGGGTCTCCCTCGCCACTTTTTGATTTTGGAAGATCAATATTTATATTTCCTTGAGCTATAAAAGTTGATATGCTTAAAACTATACATAAAAGCACAAGCATAATGTCGATCAAAGGTATAACATTAAGCCCATCTTTTTTTAGTCTAGATGTTCTCATGATCTTTATACCTTGTCATTAAAACATCAACTTTTCTACCAAAAGCATTGTATATCATAAGTGTAGGAATAGCTACTAAAAGTCCAAGAGCGGTAGCTTTTAAAGCTAAACTCATACCAACCATAACTGCACTTGCATCAACTCCTCCTGCTAAACCCATTTCATAAAAAGTTACCATAATTCCTGAAACTGTGCCTAAAAGCCCAATATATGGTGCATTTGAGTATATAATATAAAGCAAAGTTAAGTGTTTTGTTAAAGCTATTTCAAAATCATCAGCATTTTTATAATCACTAAATTTAACTTTTGAATAAAAATAAATTCTTTCTACTGTATAAAGCAATACTAAAAAGCTCATAAATGCGAGCAAACCCATTATCGCGTATTCAAAATAATGTTTTAAAAATTCCATTTTTTACACCTTTTATTAAATTTTATTTTTTAGTTTATTTTACCTAGTAAAATATCGTAAATTTTTTTAAAAAAATATAAAAGCAACTCAAAAATAGTAAAACTATGTTTATAGCTAAATAATAACTATTTTTCCTGCAAATTTTATATTTATTTTTAATAAAAAAGCCCAAAATTTGGGCTTAAATTTTCTATAGTTATACAATTTTATTAAAATTTATAACTTAAATTAAGTTTTATATTTCTTCCTTCTTCCCAGTCAATTGTACTTTTTGGATTTGAAAAATCAAGTGCTCTTTGAGAGTGTGAAGCATAAGCTTTATCAAATATATTATAAACACCAAAATTTACTTCAAGTCCTTCAAATTTGCCACTATTTGGAATCCAAGTAGCGTAAATATCATGGACTGCATAGCCTGGTTTATTGATTTTTCCCTTTTGACTTTCTTTTCTTATATTGGTAAATGTTATTGTATTCCAACCTATAAATGTATCAATAGCTGAAATGTAGTATTCTGCATTAAATGTAAATTTATCTCCAATATCTGAGTATGCTAGACTTGAGCCGTATCCACTTGCTTGTTTTCCTCTGCTCATAACAATTGGAACATTTTTATATTTTGTATCTTGTGTTGAATAGCTTGCTAAAAGACTTAAATTTTCATACATAAATTTTGTTGCCAATTCAACACCTTTTATCTCAGCATCGCCAGCGTTCATTCTAACTGCATATGGATTGCTTGGTGTTGAAAATTCACCTATTAAATTTTTATATTTTGTGTAAAAATATTTTGCTGAAAGATTTAAAGTTGAAGCATCACTTAAATCAGCATTGTATCTTAGACCTATCTCGTATGCATCACCTGTTTCAGGCTTTAAGTCATCATTGTGCATAGTGGCTCTTGCATTGGCATTGTTTATTCTAATTCCCTCAAACACATCAGGACCACGGAAAAGTTTAGCATAACTTGTATATCCACCTAATCCAAATTTTGTTTGATAGTCAAGCAATAGTGCAGGTGAGTACTCATTCCAGCTATAATTTGATCTACCATATATATCACCGCTTTTTCCACCTAGTGTGTTAAGTTCGTATCTATCGAATCTAACACCAGGAACAAATGTAAGACCTCCATGTCTAACTCGATCTTCTAAAAATACTGATAAACTCTTTACTTTATCATCTGCTAGACCAAAGTCATTTGCACTTTTTGTTTTAAATTTATTACCTTTTGGATTACTTTTTGTATTATTATAAGCTTTTGTTTCGTAGTATTCTATTCCATAAACTAGGGTGTGATTTATAACGCCGGTTTCAAATTTCATTTTATTTATGGCTTTTAATCCCCAAGTTTTAACGCCTGTGTTAATTCCTGCTGGATTTTTTTTAGTCATATCAAGCTCGTGATCTGTGTAGTAGGTGTTTAAAGTAAGATCAATATAATCATTTGGATTATATTCGTATCCAAGAGTAAAAGTATCTCTTTCATACTTATTGTCGCTTAAGTCCCTTTCGCCTTGTTTATTGAGTAAATTTGCCCACTCAGCCTTAAAAGGATAAATTCCTTTATATTCCATGTGTTCATAGCTTCCAGTTAGTTTTCCATAATCACCCGCTTTTACGCCAAGTTTTAATAAATAATTATAGTCATTGCCATCTCCACCCATTGGGTCGTTTTTGCCATCTTTTCCAAAGCCATAACCTCTGTGATTTATATAAGCAAGTGCGTCGAAAATTCTATTTTTATCTGAGCCATAAATAGTAAGACCTTGTGAAAACTCATCGTTATTTGAAGCATAGCCCGTATTTATTTTAGCTCCTATAGTTTCGTCGCTTTCTAGTAAGTCGCTCGAATCAACTGTTTTAAAAGCTACACTTCCGCCCATCGCACCACTTGTTCCAACAACACTATGAACACCAACGCCAACATCAACAGCTTTTAAAATAGCTGGATCAACTAGCAAGTCTGCATTGTGGTGGAAAGTATTTCCTTTTTGTCTTGCACCATCGATTGTGATATTTAAAGCTCTATCGTTCATACCACGCATATAAATTTTTTGGTTAAAGCCGTTTGTTCCACTCATATAAACGCCAGGTATATCTCTTAAAACGTCCTTTAAAAGTCCAGCATTTCTTGTATTTGCTTTATAGGCATCCACTGTTTGAGTGTTTGCAACTGCGCTATTTACTTGTATCGTATCAAGTCTAACAGTATCTTCTGCAAATACACTGCCACACAGAACAAGTGCAGCTATGCTTGATAAAACCAATCTACTTTTTCTCATCTCCTACCTTGTTTTTGAATATTTAAATATATAATGATAGTGCGTATCATCATAATTAATCTGTGTAGTTTATAAAATATTTGCTTAAAAAGTAATAAAAATAGATAAGAATTATTAATAAAATATTTTAAAATAAAAAATAGATTTTAATAAAATTATTTATATTACTAATATCCATTGTAAAAGTAGTGCCCAAGTCCTATCGTAAAGATAAAATTTCCATAAAGAGAGTGCTCTATAGAGCAAAGTAGGGTTGAGTTTGATTTTAAATAAGTTTTTATAAATAAAATTCCACCAAAAAAACTAAAAACAACAGCTATTAAATTTCCATAAAGTAGATGCACAAAAGCAAATATTAAAGCATTTATAAAAATAAATAAATTTTGATTTTTAAATAAATTAATATATCTTAATGTAAAAAATGTTCTAAATATAATCTCTTGAAAAAATGCCGATAAAATGGGGTATAAGAGCATTACTAAAATCCAAATATCTATTCTTTGTTTTGGTAGAAATAAGAAACTATTTTTTGAGAAAATAAAAGTAAAAATAGTTAAAAAAATGGATAAAATTAAAAATCTTTTAAAAATATCTTTAAACTCATCAAATTTAAAACCTTTAAAAAGATTTAAATTTGCTTTTTTTATGTGATAAAACGCATATAAGCTCCCAAGCCAAAGGACAAAAAACATATAATTTTTTGGCAAAATTTGCAGCATAAAAAGAGTTGGAGTGAGTAAAAAGATTATTAAAAACTCAATGTATAAAAAAACTTTTTTCATCAAAGCATCTTTAAGACTTTTGCAACATCGCCTTTTTTATATCCATTTAACTCTTTTGGGATAACTAAAAGTGCAGCTTTATTATTTAGGTTATTTACAATTGCACTTGAGCCATCTTTTTTGCCTTTTAAATTCACCCTCAAAACTCCGTTTTCATCAACACTCAAATTACATGCACTAAATTCTAAAAATGGTGATTTTTTTATATACTCTTCATCTAAAACCGCATTTATATAGTGGTTTTTTGATGTGTTAAAAAAACTTTCAATTAAAATTCTTACATATAAAATGCACATTACCATTGCAGAAAATGGAAATCCAGGTAATGCAAATATATATTTATCACCTGTTTTAGCTATTTTAATATGGCGTCCTGGCTTTATAGCTGCACCATTTATTAGAATTTCGCAATTTTTGCTTAAAACTTCTTTTACAAAGTCAAAATCTCCCATGCTAACGCCACCTGTTGTAATTAAAATATCACAAAAATTAAGTGAATTTAAAATTTCATTTTTTACTGTATTTTCTTCATCTTTTACAAGTGGTAAAATTATTGGCTCACACCCCATTAATTCTAGCATTGAAGCGATTGCTATGTGGTTTGAGCTTCTAATTTGAGCATCATTTTCAATCATCTCACCAAGATCTTTTATCTCGCTTCCACTAGATAAAACGCAAACTTTTGGCTTTATGAAAACACTTATATGAAATTCGCCAAGTTCTGCCAAAAGGGCGATTTCAGAATAGCTTAGTTTTGTGCCTTTTTTTATTAAAACTTCACCTTTTTTATAGCTTTCACCAATTTTTCTAACAGCAAAACCTTTTTTAACAGGTTTTAAAATCTCTATAAAACCATCATCTACTTTTACATTTTCAACAGGCACTAAAGTATCGCTATTTTCAGGCATTAATGAGCCTGTGAAAGTTTTAATGCATTCATTTTTTTTTAGGCTAGAAATTTCAAATTTTCCAGCTGGATTGCTTCCTAGAATTTTAAATTTTTTGTTATTTTCATCAAATTTAATTGCATATCCATCCATGGCTGAGGTTTTAAATTTTGGATAGTTTTCTTTTGCGATGATATCGGTTGCAATATAGCGGTTTAGGGCATTTGTTATAGCAACTTTTTCTATTCTATTCCAAGGAATTATATTTTCTTTTAAAATTTCAAGAGTTTTATCATAATCCATAAATTCCATTTTTATTCCTTTAAAAGTCCTGCACCAGCTAGTTTAAAAGAGCGATTTTTAGCATAAATTCGCTCACCATTTTTAACATCATACTTCCAAATAGGGGCATTTGCCTTAAAGTCTTCAACAAAATCATTAATAAGTTTTAGAGCAAGTTTTCTTTGTTTTGAAGCTACTGCTGTAAAATATGAGCTTTCGCCAACTTTTACATCATCAAAAGAATGAGCAAAAAAGAGTTTTACGCCATCATTTTTTAATCTTTCTTGCCAATTATTAAACCAATTTTGCAAAAGTGCTTCATAAATATCAAAGCTAAGTGCTTGGACATTATCATCATCTCTAATAATTCCATTAAAAGTTATAAAAGCACCTAGATTTTTATCTTTTATTTCATCGTACCATTTTTTATAAAGAGCGTTTGTATCAAGCCCACCTTTATAAATTTCTATTTTTTTCATAAAATTCCTTTTAGCGTTATAGTTTTATCCACCACAAACTGGTGGTAAAATCGATACTTTATCTCCATTTTTAAGCTCTTTATCTAAATTGCTTATTATCTCATCATTTATCGCAACTGCCGATATTTCAAGCCACTCTTTTAAGCTTTCATCTTTGTTTAAAATTTCTTTTAACTCAACTAAATTTGAAGCTTTAATCTCTAAATCATCCTTTTTTATAGGACCTAAAAATTCAACCTTTATCATTAAATTTCCTTTTTAAATTTTTAAACTCATTTTATCAAAAGTTAATAAATTCATATATAATAGTTTAAAATTTTAAAAATCAAAAGGCACAAAATGAACATTAACGATATCAAAACACCAGCTTATGTCTGCTATCTTCCAAAGCTCATTAGAAATTTAGAAATATTAAAAAATGTTGGCGATGAGAGTGGGGCAAAGGTGCTTTGTGCATTAAAGGGTTTTGCATTTAGCCTAGCAATGCCTTACATTGATAAGTACCTTTGGGGGGCAACTTGCAGCGGACTGCATGAGGCTAAATTTGCAAAAGAGTTTATAAAAAATGGTGAAATTCACACCTATTCGCCAGCTTTTAAAGATGAAGATTTTGATGAGATTATGCAAATTTCAAATCACATTGTCTTTAACAGCCCAAATCAAATTTCAAAATTTAAACAAATGGCACTTGATAAAGGCATAGAACTTGGACTTAGGATAAATCCAGAAAGCTCTTTTTCGCCAAAAGATATCTACAATCCTTGCGCTAAATTTAGCCGTCTTGGAACAACAAAGGCAAATTTGCTAAAAGCTCTAAAAGAGGATAAGAGTCTGCTTGATGGCATTAGTGGACTTCATTTTCATGCACTTTGTGAAGAAAGCAGCCAAAGTCTAAAAAAAGTTTTGGATAAATTTAAAGCTGAGTTTGGTGAGTTTATTCATGGGGTAAAATGGGTAAATTTCGGCGGTGGACATCACATAACTAAAAAAGGTTATGACATAAAACTTCTTATAAATTTGATAAAAGAGTTTAAAGATGAGTTTGGAGTTGATGTTTATTTAGAGCCAGGCGAGGCGGTTGGTTGGGAGTGTGGGGACTTGATAAGTTCTGTTTTAGACATAGTTGAAAATGAGAAAAATATCGCTATTTTGGATACTTCAGCCGAAGCTCACATGCCAGATACCGTGCTTATGCCTTATCGTCCAGCTGTTGTGGGCGAGAAAAAAAGCGCTAAATTTGAGTATAGATTTGGTGGAAATACCTGCCTAGCAGGAGATATTGTAGGACTTGAAGAAGGAGATGCTGATTATAAATTTGACAAGCCTTTAAAGGTTGGCGATAGGGTTGTATTTAAAGATCAAATTCATTACACCATTGTAAAAAACACAACATTTAATGGCATAAAGCTACCTGATTTAGTTTTGGTTGATGAAAATGGAGATGTTATAAAAAAAATAGAGTTTGGATATGAGGAGTATCGCCGTAGAAATTAAATTTACAAAAATAGCTAAATTTATAAAAATTTGGCTATTTTGTCTTTAAGAAAAAAATAAAATTTTACTTAAATTATAGCTTTTATAAATTTAATATAAATTTTATAAATTAATTTAAAAACTTAATAAAACAGATAAAAGAATAATTATATAACCACAAATATCTAGCTTATAAGCCATCAAAGAAAAATATTAAAAGAAATATTCAAAAATAGCATATTTAAGTTAATTTTAATTTTAAAATCTAATTTTATTTTTTATGAAACAAAAAGAATAATTTTGATAAAGTTACTTATAAATAAATATTTTTAAAGGCAATTTTTATGGAAAATGAAATTTTGGATGCAAGAATTTTTTATTATTCGTTATTTTCCAAATTTTTCGTTTTTAGTTATGAGAGCGATAGATTTGAAGGTGTAAAAGAGGCTTTAAATTTGCTTTTAAATTATGCTATTGATGAAAAAAGCGCAATTTCGCTTAAAAACTTGGCAGAAAATTTTGATGAAAAGCTTTTAATAACTGAGTATGATGATATTTTTCACTCACCTCCAAGTCCTGTGAGAACTACAGTAAGTTATTATAATGAGGGCTATGAAAGCTCACTTAGTTGTTTGGAAATAAAAAAAATATTAGCTAAAACCAAATTTAGAAAAGATAGCGTTAAATTTATTGAAAATGAGGATAATTTTGGGTTTTTATTTGTTTTAATGAGTGAGTTTATAAAATTTGGAAAATTAGAAGATAAAAATTATTTAGAGTATGCAAAAGAAATTTTTACCAAATTTTTAAATCCTTTCATTGATGAGTTTACAAGTGCTATTTATCTTCATAAAAGTTCAAATTATTATAAGGATGTTGTAAATTTGCTTATGAGTTTTGTTGAGCTTGAAAGGGTTTTTTATGGTACTTCAAAGCCAATTTTACATAAAGAGATAAAAGTTAAAAACAATCTTTCAAGATCTGAAAAAATAAGACGAGAAGTTAATAAGTTAAAAAGAAGTAGGGGTAGTAGAGATGGATTCTAAAAGAAGAGATTTTTTAAAAAAATCAGCTATTAGTACAGCTGTTGGAGTTGGCACAGTTGGCGCTTTAGAGGCTAGAGAGCCAAGTAAAAAGATAAAAAATAGCAGTGGTAAAAAACCTGAAATTTTATACCAAGAAACCAAAAGTTGGGAAATTTTTTATAAAAATTCAAAATAAATAAGGAGGTAAAATGTCGCAAGTTGATATACAAAGTCCAAAAATTGGACGAAGGTCATTTTTAAAAATGGCAGCATTATCTGGCGCTTTAGCTGGTGCTTCAACTTTAAGTTCAGCCAAAGCTACTAGAGAAGCAACAAGTGATGAGCTTTCAAATCCATATCCTGGATCTAAAAAAGTAAGAACTGTTTGTACAGCCTGTTCAGTAGGTTGTGGGATAATAGCTGAGGTTTTAGATGGTGTTTGGATTAGGCAAGAAGTTGCTGAGGATCATCCATTTAGCGTTGGTGGACACTGCTGTAAAGGTGCTGACATGGTTGATATGGCAAGATCATCAGTTAGGCTTAAATATCCAATGGTAAAAGAAAATGGAAAATGGAAAAGGATAACTTATAAAGAAGCTATTGAAAATATTGGCGCTCAACTAAAAAAATATATGGATGAAAATCCAGAGCAAACTATGTTTATTGGCTCAGCTAAAATGAGCAATGAGCAAGCTTATTATATCCGCAAATTTGCGGCAATGTATGGAACAAACAATATAGATCATCAAGCTAGAATTTGACATAGTGCAACAGTCGCCGGTGTGGCGAATACTTGGGGTTATGGCGCTATGACAAACTCACTTAATGATATAGCTTTTTCAAAAGCTATAATTATATTTGGAGCAAATCCAGCAGTTAATCATCCTGTTGGCTTTAGACATTTTTTAAAAGCAAGAGAAAATGGTGCTGTTATGATAACTATAGATCCTAGATATACTCATACAGCTGCAAAAAGTGATTATTTTGCTCAAATTAGACCAGGAACGGATATAGCTTTTATATATGGAATGCTTCACATAATATTTAAAAACGGTT from Campylobacter ureolyticus includes:
- the hydG gene encoding [FeFe] hydrogenase H-cluster radical SAM maturase HydG; protein product: MGWTQDRLAKIKEWEKECKWENFVDENLINDIIEKTQNPSKEKVLAVIKKAKSNANTGKMLSLEDTAILLNNTDKELDEEIFKAATYIKKEIYGDRIVLFSPFYIASPCVNDCKYCGFRASNSSLSKKILKFDEIRSEVEALLDSGQKRLIAVYGEHPKSDYEFIAKSVREIYSIKKDKSEIRRVNINAAPMFEDEYKVIKNEGIGTYQVFQETYHRKTYESVHPQNTLKGQYNWRLFSLHRGLNAGLEDVALGVLIGLYDHRFEILAMLSHAYSLEKYFGISAHTMSFPRIKATSNSQKFNPYIISDEEFLKVIAIIRLMCPFTGTILTAREEPEFRDIALKKCGISQTDAGTNIGIGGYSQTKVKNDLTNQQFKIGDNRSIDEYILSIIKDGRLPSFCTSCYREGRTGENFMPLAKNATIKYLCIPNGILTFKEYIRDYASDEVKDIGENVIIPKYLGILKENLPKVAQKVEAMLKDIENGGKDAHI
- a CDS encoding energy transducer TonB, producing MKILQSQQKLENNGFIIGILVSALFHGILIYFIFFYAPKLNTQPQVNITKIDLNIFEVGGGPNDEAPAETIEPIAEEEISEVVEEVEVIEPVEEAIIVEKKPEPKPKKIVQKEPTPKKIENKPKPKPAQTGGFNAYNPNANNVASSAINSQNTAQSMNANEKLNIAAQIQAIIAKEAKKNYPTKAKRLRQKGVSIVSFTYSPDGSVTNIIVKKSSSYKILDETVVNAINKVKNKFPKISETTSFEVPVKFTLN
- the exbB gene encoding TonB-system energizer ExbB, with translation MEFLKHYFEYAIMGLLAFMSFLVLLYTVERIYFYSKVKFSDYKNADDFEIALTKHLTLLYIIYSNAPYIGLLGTVSGIMVTFYEMGLAGGVDASAVMVGMSLALKATALGLLVAIPTLMIYNAFGRKVDVLMTRYKDHENI
- the hydF gene encoding [FeFe] hydrogenase H-cluster maturation GTPase HydF, coding for MAIVCILKIDKENSVNKTPNSMRFTIGIFGCTNVGKSTLLNKLVKEDISITSPIEGTTTDSVKKAYEIDDVGAVLFIDTAGIDDDSDLGKERVKRAFLEINSIDLAIIVLKNRALNKYEIALIDKFKKECIQTLFVVNKFDDGIANLKLKNAIVLNLLKDNTDEIFTQIKKIAYKKNKELFDGILGKNEFVVLITPLDKAAPKGRMILPQVQALRDILDKGSNAYVSQNTNINELLLNFSKKPNLIVTDSQYIKEVVKNSPIDIKITTFSILMARLKGDLKQFVDGANALDRLKKSDKILIAEACSHRYVEGDIARVKIPKLLEKYLGFKPNLTYICGKEFNNIDSFSLIIHCGGCMLNDKTMFNRQKIAKDNNVAITNYGILISKIQGVLKRSIEIFDL
- the exbD gene encoding TonB system transport protein ExbD, giving the protein MRTSRLKKDGLNVIPLIDIMLVLLCIVLSISTFIAQGNINIDLPKSKSGEGDPNKEVVNVIIDANSTIYLDDKPILEAEFEKYINDLNAKTPIVLRSDKEAKFESFVKVIDILKLKKHENFAIATETRK
- the hydE gene encoding [FeFe] hydrogenase H-cluster radical SAM maturase HydE, whose amino-acid sequence is MVEKTLISNLIKKAYENHTLSLAECESILESSQCDEELFYFANLARIKFSKKEVHLKALIEISNYCKNSCFYCGLRKQNLNVKRYKLSKDEILSTAKNAINLGYKTIVLQSGESKIYNIKDMCEIISKISSFGARITLSLGEKSFDEYKAYRQAGANRYLLRIETTNKDLYKKLHPKMNQENRFLALENLQNLGYETGSGMIVGLPGQTEKMIAKDILFFKEKNFDMIGVGPFIPCQNTPLESLKAGDFTLSLKAMALIRLLMPFINIPATTAMETLHKNGRAKALQSGANVVMPAIADYKYRKDYLIYPNKATENLELKEQLLGVSSQINKAGFCISSQNGDSMYFKNRQGKQCE